The following proteins are encoded in a genomic region of Enterocloster clostridioformis:
- a CDS encoding aspartate kinase — MKKVVKFGGSSLASARQFKKVADIIKSDKSRRYVVPSAPGKRSDKDEKVTDLLYACYDAVAEGRSYKKILEKIKSRYMDIIDGLDLNLNLDHEFDRIEENFLAKAGRDYAASRGEYLNGIVAANFLGFEFVDAAEVIFFDENGNFESEHTNRELSERLEHVEKAVIPGFYGSKPDGTIKTFSRGGSDVTGSIVAKAIHADMYENWTDVSGVLVTDPRIVENPEVIETITYKELRELSYMGASVLHEDAIFPVRKEGIPINIRNTNRPEDKGTLIVESTCRKPRYTITGIAGKKGFCSINIEKAMMNAEVGFGRKVLSVFEQYGISFEHMPSGIDTMTVYVHQSEFEEFEQSVIAGIHRAVEPDTVELESDLALIAVVGRGMRSTRGTAGRIFSALAHARVNVKMIDQGSSEWNIIIGVENDDFETAIRAIYDIFVTTEL, encoded by the coding sequence ATGAAAAAAGTGGTGAAGTTCGGCGGAAGTTCATTGGCCAGTGCAAGACAGTTCAAGAAAGTAGCGGATATCATTAAATCTGATAAGTCCAGAAGGTATGTGGTCCCTTCCGCACCAGGCAAGCGAAGCGATAAGGATGAGAAGGTGACGGACCTGCTCTATGCCTGTTACGACGCAGTGGCAGAAGGAAGGTCCTATAAGAAAATCCTGGAAAAGATTAAGAGCAGATATATGGATATCATCGACGGCCTGGATTTAAACCTGAACCTGGACCACGAGTTTGACAGGATAGAGGAGAATTTTCTGGCAAAGGCGGGACGGGATTACGCAGCTTCCCGCGGGGAATACTTAAACGGCATCGTGGCAGCCAACTTCCTGGGATTTGAATTTGTGGATGCGGCGGAAGTCATCTTCTTTGACGAAAACGGAAATTTTGAGTCAGAGCACACCAACCGGGAGCTGTCTGAGCGCTTGGAGCATGTGGAGAAGGCTGTCATCCCTGGTTTTTATGGTTCCAAGCCGGACGGGACCATCAAAACATTTTCCAGAGGCGGTTCAGATGTCACCGGCTCCATCGTGGCCAAGGCCATCCACGCAGATATGTACGAGAACTGGACGGATGTGTCTGGTGTTCTGGTGACAGACCCCAGAATCGTGGAGAATCCGGAAGTCATTGAGACCATTACATACAAGGAACTGAGGGAACTTTCCTACATGGGAGCCAGCGTTCTTCACGAGGACGCCATTTTCCCGGTGCGCAAGGAAGGTATCCCCATCAATATCAGGAATACCAACCGGCCTGAGGACAAGGGAACTCTCATTGTGGAGAGTACCTGCCGCAAGCCGCGTTACACCATCACCGGAATTGCGGGCAAAAAGGGATTCTGCTCCATTAACATAGAGAAGGCCATGATGAATGCCGAGGTTGGGTTTGGGAGAAAGGTGCTCAGTGTGTTTGAGCAGTACGGCATCTCCTTTGAGCACATGCCCTCCGGCATCGACACCATGACCGTCTATGTGCACCAGTCGGAATTCGAGGAGTTTGAACAGTCCGTCATAGCCGGCATCCACAGGGCTGTGGAGCCGGACACCGTGGAACTGGAGTCAGATCTGGCTCTGATTGCAGTGGTGGGACGGGGCATGCGCTCCACCAGAGGAACAGCCGGACGCATCTTTTCAGCCCTGGCCCATGCAAGGGTCAATGTGAAGATGATCGACCAGGGCTCCAGTGAGTGGAACATCATTATCGGAGTGGAGAACGATGATTTTGAGACGGCAATCAGGGCCATCTATGATATATTTGTAACCACGGAACTGTAG
- a CDS encoding GNAT family N-acetyltransferase — protein MSDQAKESFKAKNIDQWQKGEPNRQVMEASILRSQLHVLEDTGQVVGMITIVPGPEASYASIDGAWLNQEPYFAFHRICVEESMKGRGLAARLFSEAEQYVLKTGVRNIRIDTHPDNQAMQRALAKSGYICCGTLVLTEGSEAGDLRVGYQKVI, from the coding sequence ATGTCGGACCAGGCCAAGGAATCATTTAAAGCAAAGAACATTGACCAGTGGCAGAAGGGGGAGCCCAACCGCCAGGTAATGGAGGCTTCCATCCTCCGGTCCCAGCTTCATGTGCTTGAGGACACGGGACAGGTCGTTGGGATGATTACCATTGTCCCCGGACCGGAAGCCAGCTATGCCTCCATAGACGGAGCCTGGCTGAACCAGGAGCCTTACTTTGCATTCCACCGGATATGTGTGGAAGAATCCATGAAAGGCCGCGGACTGGCTGCCAGGCTGTTCTCGGAAGCAGAACAGTATGTCCTGAAAACAGGCGTCCGCAATATCCGCATCGACACCCATCCTGACAATCAGGCCATGCAGCGCGCCCTGGCAAAAAGCGGCTACATCTGCTGCGGCACGCTTGTCCTCACAGAGGGAAGCGAAGCAGGCGATTTGAGGGTGGGGTATCAAAAGGTGATTTGA
- a CDS encoding sodium:solute symporter family transporter produces the protein MMAFIFLLSRGLQTAVVLYAPALALSLITGTDPKAAILIMGVFSIVYTVFGGIAAVIWTDVAQMFVIWLGVILAILIPIFTVDGGLGSIISYAVSNNMIVGLDFTPGISNPYSFWGGLLGSGFLYLTYLGTDQSQVQRVLTAKSLRETKLSLSLAGFVVPIQTLLFLISGICLFTAFGGQAFENSDYVMLTFITQYLPVGMGGLVTAGVFAAGMSSVDSALNALATVTVNDFYKKCKPEASDDQCLKVSKLMTLFWGVFATVFALFLGGLGTVLDLINVIGPMFYPCMLSAFALAVFCKKGNEKGCIAAIITGLAVDLYMWKCTSIGSLWWSFFGFLVAFAVGYVVSVLTNKEKDREINEDFCYETATGSDLTISNVVKLAVAGKIAEKDEDGYYVVPGKIDKIGYALLIFFVVQCVILAFI, from the coding sequence TTGATGGCATTCATTTTCCTGCTGTCCCGCGGTCTGCAGACGGCAGTTGTTCTGTATGCGCCGGCACTTGCCCTGTCCCTGATCACAGGTACAGATCCTAAGGCGGCAATTTTGATTATGGGTGTGTTCTCTATTGTTTATACCGTGTTTGGCGGAATTGCAGCAGTTATCTGGACCGATGTAGCACAGATGTTTGTGATCTGGCTGGGTGTGATACTGGCAATACTGATTCCGATATTTACCGTGGATGGTGGCCTTGGAAGCATTATTTCATATGCAGTTTCCAATAATATGATCGTTGGACTGGACTTTACGCCTGGTATCAGTAATCCATATTCGTTCTGGGGCGGTCTTCTGGGTTCTGGTTTCCTGTATCTGACGTATCTGGGAACCGATCAGAGTCAGGTGCAGAGAGTTCTGACCGCAAAATCTCTGAGGGAAACAAAACTTTCTTTGTCGCTGGCCGGTTTTGTAGTACCGATTCAGACGCTGCTGTTCCTGATCTCAGGTATCTGTCTGTTTACTGCATTTGGCGGTCAGGCATTTGAAAATTCTGATTATGTCATGCTGACTTTCATTACCCAGTATCTTCCGGTTGGAATGGGAGGTCTGGTAACCGCCGGTGTGTTTGCTGCAGGTATGTCCAGTGTGGATTCTGCTTTGAATGCTCTGGCAACGGTAACTGTAAACGATTTCTATAAAAAATGTAAGCCGGAAGCCAGTGATGATCAGTGTTTAAAGGTATCAAAGCTTATGACCCTGTTCTGGGGCGTATTCGCTACGGTGTTTGCATTGTTTCTCGGCGGACTTGGTACGGTTCTGGATCTGATCAATGTAATCGGACCGATGTTCTATCCATGTATGCTCAGTGCATTTGCCCTGGCTGTTTTTTGTAAAAAAGGTAATGAAAAAGGCTGTATTGCAGCTATTATTACCGGCCTGGCAGTTGATCTGTATATGTGGAAATGTACTTCCATCGGTTCTCTGTGGTGGAGCTTTTTCGGGTTCCTTGTGGCTTTTGCAGTTGGATATGTGGTCAGTGTGTTGACAAACAAAGAAAAAGATCGGGAAATCAACGAAGATTTCTGCTATGAAACTGCCACAGGCAGTGATCTGACAATCAGCAATGTAGTGAAGCTGGCAGTTGCAGGCAAGATTGCAGAGAAAGATGAGGATGGCTATTATGTAGTTCCGGGTAAAATTGATAAGATCGGATATGCATTGCTCATATTCTTTGTGGTTCAGTGTGTGATCTTGGCATTTATTTAG
- a CDS encoding LacI family DNA-binding transcriptional regulator encodes MKKTHSRLTLEDIAKEIHISRTTIYKVLNQKGTVSEQTRQTVLDALKRYDYVPNNNARNLALNKNYIIGFIDFESPDAAYFAPVIEQGIRQAIQEYGDHGLEVHHYTAPIHQPKQQLLDLKKAFQSGIRHFVISAADPAQMHTALIKLAEAGCTVILLSKDVPDIPFYPFIGVDAYKAGQLAAEVLGKMQPVNGSVQILVAEESSSNMTVTQNNLCGFLDQMNHFFPSVRILPIVRHLKDSCMVDEHLTRILIEEQPTAIYDLTYRLDTISRVLHRENRTDITLVGMDLFPAIVPYLKDRTINAVIFQDLQAQSYLACSLLFEYMCYGKPISQKKYYSKLEIVMSGNLEYFLNFEESAL; translated from the coding sequence ATGAAAAAAACACATTCCAGACTGACTCTAGAAGATATCGCAAAAGAGATCCACATATCAAGAACTACAATTTACAAGGTTCTGAATCAGAAAGGAACCGTCAGTGAACAAACCAGACAGACTGTTCTGGATGCACTGAAGCGTTATGATTATGTACCGAATAACAATGCAAGAAATCTTGCATTGAATAAAAACTACATTATAGGTTTTATTGACTTTGAATCTCCGGATGCTGCCTATTTTGCCCCCGTGATCGAGCAGGGGATCCGGCAGGCCATTCAGGAATACGGAGATCACGGACTGGAAGTCCATCATTATACAGCTCCAATCCATCAGCCCAAACAGCAGCTTCTGGATCTGAAAAAAGCATTTCAATCCGGCATCCGGCATTTTGTCATTTCTGCAGCAGATCCTGCACAGATGCATACTGCTCTGATAAAACTGGCAGAGGCAGGTTGCACCGTGATTCTGCTCAGCAAAGATGTTCCTGATATTCCCTTTTATCCATTCATCGGTGTCGACGCCTATAAGGCTGGCCAGTTAGCTGCTGAAGTTCTGGGAAAGATGCAGCCTGTAAATGGAAGTGTCCAGATCCTTGTTGCAGAAGAATCCAGTTCCAATATGACGGTTACTCAGAATAACCTATGTGGATTTCTGGATCAGATGAATCATTTTTTCCCATCTGTCCGGATTCTTCCGATCGTCAGACATCTGAAAGATTCCTGCATGGTCGATGAACATTTGACGCGGATTCTCATAGAAGAGCAGCCTACTGCCATTTATGATCTTACCTACCGTCTGGACACGATTTCCCGTGTCCTTCATCGTGAAAACCGAACCGATATAACATTGGTGGGCATGGATCTTTTCCCGGCAATTGTACCCTATTTGAAAGACCGCACGATCAATGCCGTCATCTTTCAGGACCTGCAGGCGCAATCTTATCTGGCCTGCAGTCTGCTGTTTGAATATATGTGCTATGGTAAACCAATCTCTCAGAAAAAATATTACTCCAAACTGGAGATTGTCATGTCCGGTAATTTGGAATACTTTCTGAATTTTGAAGAATCGGCTCTTTAG
- a CDS encoding phosphoribosylformylglycinamidine synthase: MSVRRIFVEKKPAYAVKAGELREELEHYLGISNVKNVRVLIRYDIENLSEETYRKALVTIFSEPPVDLVYEEEFTRNPGDLVFSVEYLPGQFDQRADSAEQCVKLLKEDEEPVIRSATTYVVTAPLTAEQEEAIKSFCINPVDSRQADEEKPETLVTEFEAPADILYFDGFADSSEEELKALYGTLNLAMTFKDFLHIQNYYKKEERRDPSVTEIRVLDTYWSDHCRHTTFSTELKNVNFTDGDYREPMEETYKQYLADREVIYKGRDDKYVCLMDLALMAMKKLRSEGKLADMEVSDEINACSIVVPVEIDGVTEEWLVNFKNETHNHPTEIEPFGGAATCLGGAIRDPLSGRTYVYQAMRVTGAADPTRPLGETLKGKLPQRKIVNSAAQGYSSYGNQIGLATGYVKEIYHPGYVAKRMEIGAVMGAAPRKDVIRETSDPGDIIILLGGRTGRDGIGGATGSSKVHTTSSIEVCGAEVQKGNAPTERKIQRMFRRPEVSRIIKKCNDFGAGGVSVAIGELAAGLKIDLDKVPKKYAGLDGTEIAISESQERMAVVVDPKDVDQFLAYAAEENLEAVTVAVVTEEPRLKMDWRGKTIVDLSRAFLDTNGAHQEADVTLEVPNRAGNLFDKADVADVRGKWLGMLSDLNVCSQKGLVERFDGSIGAGSVFMPYGGRYQLTETQAMVAKLPVLKGHTDTVTMMSYGFDPRLSSWSPYHGAVYAVVSSVAKIVAAGGDYSGIRFTFQEYFRRMNENPSRWSQPFSALLGAYSAQLGFGLPSIGGKDSMSGTFDTENGEINVPPTLVSFAVDVNSYKNVITPEFKRPGSKIALFRIAKNQYDLPDYSQVMDGYGKIFEDIKAGRIISAYAVEGNGLAEAVSKMAFGNKLGVKIEHNVDPRDFFAAAWGDIVCEVPEVMVGQLSISYTVIGEVTDRGAFEYGNVSITMDEALDAWMTPLEDVFPTAAGREAKGEEAALEEKLYHSGAVYVCDHKIGQPTVFIPVFPGTNCEYDSARAFERAGAKVVTRVLRNMSAEDIRQSVEEYKKEIAKAQIVMFPGGFSAGDEPEGSAKFFATVFRNAVMKEEIEKLLGERDGLMLGICNGFQALIKLGLLPEGEIKEQGPESPTLAMNTIGRHVSKMVYTKVVSDKSPWLAGAGLGSVYCNPASHGEGRFVANESWLHRLFANGQVATQYVDDQGRCTMDEYWNPNGSYMAIEGITSPDGRILGKMAHSERRGEAVAMNIYGEQDMKIFESGVRYFEV, from the coding sequence ATGAGCGTAAGACGAATATTTGTGGAGAAGAAGCCAGCTTATGCAGTAAAGGCAGGGGAGCTTCGTGAAGAACTGGAACATTATCTGGGCATCAGCAATGTGAAGAATGTGCGGGTTTTAATCCGCTATGATATTGAGAACCTGTCAGAGGAAACCTATCGGAAGGCGCTGGTGACTATTTTCTCAGAGCCGCCGGTGGACCTGGTTTACGAGGAAGAATTTACCAGGAATCCGGGAGACCTGGTATTTTCCGTGGAATACCTGCCGGGACAGTTTGACCAGAGGGCGGATTCGGCAGAGCAGTGCGTGAAGCTTCTTAAGGAGGATGAGGAGCCGGTTATCCGGTCCGCCACCACCTATGTGGTCACCGCGCCCTTGACAGCAGAACAGGAGGAGGCGATCAAGAGCTTCTGCATCAATCCGGTGGACAGCCGTCAGGCGGACGAGGAGAAGCCGGAGACACTGGTGACGGAATTCGAGGCTCCGGCGGACATACTGTATTTTGACGGATTCGCGGATTCTTCAGAGGAGGAGTTAAAGGCTCTTTACGGCACCCTGAACCTGGCCATGACCTTTAAGGATTTCCTCCACATACAGAACTATTATAAGAAGGAAGAGCGCAGGGATCCGTCTGTGACGGAAATCCGTGTGCTGGATACCTATTGGTCAGACCACTGCCGCCATACCACCTTTTCCACAGAGCTTAAGAATGTAAACTTCACGGACGGCGATTACAGGGAGCCCATGGAGGAGACCTATAAGCAGTATCTGGCTGACCGGGAAGTGATTTATAAGGGAAGGGACGATAAGTACGTGTGCCTCATGGACCTGGCTCTTATGGCTATGAAGAAGCTGAGAAGCGAGGGTAAGCTGGCGGATATGGAAGTTTCCGATGAAATCAACGCCTGCAGCATCGTGGTGCCTGTAGAGATTGACGGGGTGACAGAAGAGTGGCTGGTGAATTTCAAGAATGAGACCCACAACCATCCCACAGAGATTGAGCCTTTCGGCGGCGCCGCCACCTGTCTGGGCGGAGCCATCCGCGACCCGCTGTCAGGGCGTACCTATGTGTACCAGGCCATGCGCGTCACCGGCGCGGCTGACCCCACCAGGCCCCTTGGGGAGACGCTTAAGGGCAAGCTGCCCCAGAGAAAGATAGTAAACAGCGCGGCACAGGGATACTCCTCCTACGGCAACCAGATCGGTCTGGCAACCGGCTATGTGAAGGAAATCTATCATCCCGGTTATGTTGCAAAGAGAATGGAAATCGGTGCTGTCATGGGCGCTGCTCCCAGGAAGGATGTTATCCGCGAGACCTCTGATCCGGGAGATATCATCATCCTTTTGGGCGGGCGTACGGGCCGGGACGGAATCGGCGGAGCCACCGGTTCATCCAAGGTTCATACCACTTCCTCCATTGAGGTGTGCGGAGCCGAGGTGCAGAAGGGAAACGCGCCCACAGAGCGCAAGATTCAGAGAATGTTCCGCAGGCCTGAGGTCAGCAGAATCATCAAGAAGTGCAATGATTTCGGCGCAGGCGGCGTATCGGTAGCCATCGGAGAGCTGGCCGCGGGCCTTAAGATTGATTTGGACAAGGTTCCCAAGAAATATGCGGGCCTGGACGGCACGGAGATTGCCATTTCCGAGTCCCAGGAGCGTATGGCAGTGGTGGTGGATCCAAAGGATGTGGACCAGTTCCTTGCATATGCCGCAGAGGAAAACCTGGAGGCAGTGACCGTGGCAGTGGTCACAGAGGAGCCCAGGCTTAAGATGGACTGGCGCGGCAAGACCATTGTGGACCTGAGCAGGGCCTTCCTGGACACCAACGGGGCGCATCAGGAGGCGGACGTGACCCTGGAGGTTCCTAACCGGGCGGGAAACCTCTTTGATAAGGCTGATGTGGCTGACGTCAGGGGAAAATGGCTGGGCATGCTTTCCGACCTGAACGTGTGCTCACAGAAGGGGCTGGTGGAGCGTTTTGACGGATCCATCGGTGCAGGTTCCGTGTTCATGCCTTACGGCGGCAGATACCAGCTGACCGAGACCCAGGCCATGGTGGCAAAGCTTCCCGTGCTGAAAGGCCATACCGATACCGTTACCATGATGAGCTACGGCTTTGATCCCAGGCTTTCCAGCTGGAGCCCGTACCACGGCGCGGTGTATGCAGTGGTTTCCTCCGTTGCAAAGATTGTGGCGGCCGGCGGCGATTACAGCGGGATTCGCTTCACCTTCCAGGAGTATTTCCGCAGGATGAACGAAAATCCATCCAGGTGGAGCCAGCCCTTCTCCGCCCTTCTGGGCGCCTACAGTGCGCAGCTGGGCTTTGGCCTGCCCTCCATCGGCGGAAAGGACAGCATGTCCGGAACCTTTGACACGGAGAACGGTGAAATCAATGTTCCGCCCACCCTGGTTTCCTTTGCCGTGGATGTGAACAGTTATAAGAATGTGATTACCCCTGAGTTCAAGCGTCCGGGCAGCAAGATTGCCTTGTTCCGGATTGCGAAGAACCAGTATGACCTGCCGGACTACAGCCAGGTTATGGACGGGTATGGAAAGATATTTGAGGACATAAAGGCAGGGCGCATTATATCCGCCTATGCCGTGGAGGGCAATGGCCTTGCGGAGGCAGTGAGCAAGATGGCATTCGGCAACAAGCTGGGTGTGAAGATTGAACACAATGTGGATCCAAGGGATTTCTTTGCTGCTGCATGGGGCGATATCGTATGCGAGGTGCCGGAGGTCATGGTGGGACAGCTGTCCATATCCTATACCGTTATCGGTGAAGTGACTGACAGGGGTGCATTTGAGTACGGCAATGTGTCCATTACCATGGATGAGGCATTAGACGCGTGGATGACTCCTCTGGAGGATGTGTTCCCAACTGCCGCCGGCAGGGAGGCAAAGGGGGAAGAGGCTGCGCTGGAAGAAAAGCTGTATCACAGCGGCGCGGTGTATGTGTGCGACCATAAAATCGGGCAGCCGACCGTATTTATTCCGGTATTCCCGGGAACCAACTGCGAGTATGACAGCGCCAGGGCCTTTGAGCGGGCAGGCGCCAAAGTGGTTACCAGGGTGCTGCGCAACATGAGCGCCGAGGATATCCGCCAGTCCGTGGAGGAATACAAAAAGGAGATTGCAAAGGCCCAGATCGTTATGTTCCCGGGCGGTTTCTCAGCAGGCGATGAGCCGGAGGGCTCTGCCAAGTTCTTTGCCACTGTGTTCCGCAATGCGGTGATGAAGGAGGAGATCGAGAAGCTCTTAGGAGAGAGAGACGGACTGATGCTGGGCATCTGCAACGGCTTCCAGGCCCTGATTAAGCTGGGCCTTCTGCCGGAGGGTGAAATCAAGGAGCAGGGGCCGGAATCCCCCACCCTTGCCATGAACACCATTGGCCGCCATGTCTCCAAGATGGTATATACCAAGGTGGTATCGGATAAATCCCCATGGCTGGCCGGCGCCGGACTGGGCAGTGTATACTGCAATCCTGCATCCCACGGCGAGGGTCGTTTTGTGGCCAATGAATCATGGCTGCACAGACTTTTTGCCAACGGACAGGTGGCAACCCAGTATGTGGATGACCAGGGCAGATGCACCATGGATGAGTACTGGAATCCCAATGGATCCTATATGGCCATAGAGGGCATCACCAGCCCGGACGGACGGATTCTGGGCAAGATGGCCCATTCCGAGCGCCGGGGCGAGGCGGTAGCCATGAATATTTATGGGGAGCAGGATATGAAGATATTTGAGTCGGGTGTGAGGTATTTTGAGGTGTAG
- a CDS encoding DUF1846 domain-containing protein — MKIGFDNEKYLTMQSEHIKQRIGEFGDKLYLEFGGKLFDDYHASRVLPGFAPDSKLRMLLQMADQAEILIAINAADIEKNKVRHDLGITYDEDVLRLIQEFRDKGLYVGSVVITQYSGQSGADQFKVKLEHRNIKVYRHYCIEGYPSNVPLIVSDEGYGKNDYIETTRPLVIITAPGPGSGKMATCLSQLYHENKRGIKAGYAKFETFPIWNLPLKHPVNLAYEAATADLNDVNMIDPYHLEAYGVTTVNYNRDVDIFPVLNAIFEGIYGESPYKSPTDMGVNMAGFCIMDDEACCGASKQEIIRRYYHALNRLAKEEGTSDEVYKINLLMNKAKIDSTMRPVIAPCLERAKVSGGPAAAMELDDGTIVTGKTSSLLGASAALLLNAIKVLGDIPHNVHLIAPSAIEPIQTLKTKYMGSKNPRLHTDEVLIALSMSAATDETAKKALAQLPKLRGCQVHTSVMLSDVDIKVFSKLGVQLTSEPVYEHKKLYH, encoded by the coding sequence ATGAAAATCGGATTTGATAATGAAAAGTATCTAACCATGCAGTCAGAGCACATCAAACAGCGTATTGGGGAATTCGGAGATAAGCTGTATCTGGAATTCGGAGGCAAGCTTTTTGACGACTACCATGCCTCCAGAGTCCTGCCCGGCTTTGCGCCGGACAGCAAGCTTCGTATGCTCCTTCAAATGGCTGACCAGGCCGAAATCCTCATTGCCATCAATGCGGCTGACATCGAAAAGAACAAGGTCCGCCATGACCTGGGCATCACCTACGACGAGGATGTCCTCCGTCTGATTCAGGAATTCAGGGACAAGGGTCTCTATGTGGGAAGCGTTGTCATCACCCAGTACAGCGGCCAGAGCGGCGCCGACCAGTTCAAGGTCAAGCTGGAGCACCGCAATATCAAGGTGTACCGCCATTACTGCATCGAAGGCTATCCCAGCAATGTGCCTCTCATTGTCAGCGACGAAGGCTACGGCAAGAACGATTACATCGAGACGACCCGTCCCCTGGTAATCATCACGGCTCCCGGCCCGGGCAGCGGCAAGATGGCCACCTGTCTCTCCCAGCTCTACCACGAGAACAAGCGCGGCATCAAGGCCGGATACGCCAAATTCGAGACCTTCCCCATCTGGAACCTTCCTTTAAAGCATCCGGTAAACCTGGCCTACGAGGCGGCCACCGCTGATTTAAACGATGTGAATATGATAGACCCCTACCACCTGGAAGCCTACGGCGTAACCACGGTGAACTACAATCGGGATGTAGACATTTTCCCTGTATTAAACGCCATCTTTGAAGGCATATACGGAGAAAGCCCCTACAAGTCTCCCACGGACATGGGTGTAAACATGGCCGGATTCTGCATCATGGACGACGAAGCCTGCTGCGGGGCATCGAAGCAGGAAATCATCCGACGCTACTACCATGCCCTCAACCGTCTGGCAAAAGAAGAAGGGACTTCCGACGAAGTCTACAAAATCAACCTTCTGATGAACAAGGCAAAAATCGACTCCACCATGCGCCCTGTCATCGCTCCCTGTCTGGAGCGGGCCAAGGTATCCGGCGGCCCTGCCGCGGCCATGGAATTAGATGACGGCACCATCGTCACAGGCAAGACCAGCAGCCTGTTAGGAGCCTCTGCCGCTCTCCTGTTAAACGCTATCAAGGTCCTGGGAGACATCCCGCACAATGTACACCTCATTGCGCCGTCGGCCATCGAGCCCATCCAGACCTTAAAGACCAAATACATGGGCAGCAAAAACCCCCGTCTCCACACCGACGAGGTACTTATCGCCCTGAGCATGAGCGCAGCCACCGATGAAACCGCAAAAAAAGCCCTGGCACAGCTTCCTAAACTTCGGGGCTGCCAGGTCCACACCTCCGTCATGTTGTCCGACGTAGATATTAAGGTATTCAGCAAGCTGGGTGTGCAGCTCACCTCTGAGCCGGTATATGAGCATAAGAAGCTTTACCACTAA
- a CDS encoding YibE/F family protein, translated as MVQLKKQYVRYIIAAVILAAAVLWVFRLNSITRTQLINRTGQSFETGVVVRILQDNIQEDGMRIGQQTVVVRMTSGEKKGEELTTTSSAGYLFGAACTVGMRVVVMQSIAGDSVITSVYSMDRKEVIIGFAVLYLGTLCVIGGKKGIRGALGLVFTFVAIIYVYLPLVYQGHSPFMSAVFICAVTAAVTLYLIGGAGKKTVCATAGTLAGVVIAGVAAAIFSRLSGITGWNVSDIESLLTLWQTNNIQVGGLLFSGLLISSLGAVMDVAMSISSSMQELCSQNPEISRLELMRAGMRVGRDMMGTDSNTLILAFAGTSLSMLVLDYAYELPYLQIINSNNIGIAVMQGLSGSFGVVLTVPATVLMAAYIYKGENG; from the coding sequence ATGGTACAGCTTAAAAAACAGTATGTGAGATATATCATTGCAGCCGTAATCCTGGCGGCTGCGGTGCTCTGGGTATTCCGTTTGAACAGTATCACCAGGACACAGCTTATTAACCGCACCGGCCAGAGTTTTGAGACCGGTGTGGTTGTCCGCATATTACAGGACAATATACAGGAGGACGGAATGCGCATTGGCCAGCAGACGGTTGTGGTGCGCATGACGAGCGGTGAGAAAAAGGGAGAGGAGCTGACCACTACCAGCAGTGCGGGTTATCTGTTTGGAGCCGCGTGTACTGTGGGTATGAGGGTAGTGGTGATGCAGAGCATAGCCGGCGATTCTGTGATTACCAGTGTCTATTCCATGGACCGCAAGGAAGTGATAATAGGATTTGCCGTGCTGTATCTGGGGACTCTCTGTGTCATAGGAGGAAAAAAAGGAATCAGGGGCGCCCTGGGGCTGGTGTTTACATTTGTGGCGATTATCTATGTGTACCTGCCTCTCGTATATCAGGGACACTCGCCTTTTATGTCGGCAGTCTTTATATGTGCGGTAACAGCGGCGGTCACTCTGTACCTGATAGGAGGGGCTGGGAAAAAGACGGTGTGCGCCACGGCCGGGACTTTGGCGGGCGTTGTGATAGCAGGGGTGGCTGCCGCCATATTTTCCAGACTTTCCGGCATTACGGGATGGAATGTGTCGGATATTGAGAGCCTGCTTACCCTGTGGCAGACCAATAATATTCAGGTGGGAGGACTGTTGTTTTCCGGTCTTCTCATCAGCTCTCTGGGCGCGGTGATGGATGTGGCCATGTCCATTTCCAGCTCCATGCAGGAGCTCTGCAGCCAGAATCCGGAGATATCCCGCCTGGAGCTTATGAGAGCAGGAATGCGGGTGGGCCGCGATATGATGGGAACAGATTCCAATACCCTGATACTTGCGTTTGCGGGAACCAGTCTGTCCATGCTGGTGCTGGACTACGCCTATGAGCTTCCCTATCTCCAGATCATAAACTCCAATAACATAGGGATTGCGGTGATGCAGGGGCTGTCCGGCAGCTTTGGCGTGGTTTTGACCGTGCCGGCCACGGTACTGATGGCTGCATACATTTATAAAGGTGAAAATGGATAA